One region of Clavibacter michiganensis subsp. tessellarius genomic DNA includes:
- a CDS encoding hemolysin family protein, which yields MNGDLLLNIVLVVVFVLVGGVFAATEMALVTLREGQLNALAARGRRGEKVAALARNPNTFLAAVQIGVTVAGFASAAYGASSIAPSVVPLLESWGLESGLASTVATLLLTLVIAYLSLVLGELAPKRLAIQRNAGFAYGVAPVLNGFAILMRPVIWLLSVSTDLVVRLLGGDPHKTGEEMSEEELRDIVSSHEGLPDDERRILDDVLSLRHRQLSEVMKPRPEIAALDGAGTVRDAGLDVQDRPYSRYPVMDKSIDDVIGFVHVRDLYQAIAADPERPVSEILRPIPYLPATARVLPTLTMMRAEGHQIAVIVDEYGGTDGIVTLEDLVEEVVGEIFDEYDTDSAARDLAEDGGTIDGRLNFQDFEEATGVKLPDSASDTVAGFVIENLGRLAQVGDSVEVDGVTLQVTALDRRRISEILVVPREEPTDGDAEASGPAERTTA from the coding sequence GTGAACGGCGACCTCCTCCTCAACATCGTCCTGGTCGTGGTGTTCGTGCTCGTCGGCGGCGTCTTCGCCGCCACGGAGATGGCGCTCGTCACCCTCCGCGAGGGCCAGCTCAACGCCCTCGCCGCCCGCGGCCGCCGCGGTGAGAAGGTCGCCGCGCTCGCCCGGAACCCCAACACCTTCCTCGCGGCGGTGCAGATCGGCGTGACCGTCGCCGGGTTCGCGTCCGCCGCGTACGGCGCCTCGTCCATCGCGCCGTCCGTCGTCCCGCTCCTGGAGTCGTGGGGCCTGGAGTCCGGGCTCGCGTCCACGGTCGCCACGCTCCTCCTCACCCTGGTGATCGCGTACCTCTCGCTCGTCCTCGGCGAGCTCGCGCCCAAGCGCCTCGCGATCCAGCGCAACGCGGGCTTCGCGTACGGCGTCGCGCCCGTGCTCAACGGGTTCGCGATCCTCATGCGCCCCGTGATCTGGCTGCTCTCCGTCTCGACCGACCTCGTCGTCCGCCTCCTCGGCGGCGACCCGCACAAGACGGGCGAGGAGATGAGCGAGGAGGAGCTCCGCGACATCGTCTCCAGCCACGAGGGCCTCCCGGACGACGAGCGCCGGATCCTCGACGACGTGCTCTCCCTCCGCCACCGCCAGCTCAGCGAGGTGATGAAGCCGCGGCCCGAGATCGCCGCGCTCGACGGCGCCGGCACCGTCCGCGACGCCGGGCTCGACGTGCAGGACCGGCCGTACTCGCGATATCCGGTGATGGACAAGAGCATCGACGACGTCATCGGCTTCGTGCACGTGCGCGACCTGTACCAGGCCATCGCGGCGGATCCGGAGCGGCCCGTGTCCGAGATCCTTCGCCCGATCCCGTACCTGCCGGCGACCGCACGCGTGCTGCCGACGCTCACGATGATGCGCGCCGAGGGCCACCAGATCGCCGTGATCGTGGACGAGTACGGCGGCACCGACGGCATCGTCACGCTCGAGGACCTCGTGGAGGAGGTCGTGGGCGAGATCTTCGACGAGTACGACACCGACTCCGCCGCGCGCGACCTCGCGGAGGACGGCGGCACGATCGACGGCCGCCTCAACTTCCAGGACTTCGAGGAGGCCACGGGCGTGAAGCTGCCCGACTCGGCGTCCGACACGGTGGCGGGCTTCGTCATCGAGAACCTCGGGCGGCTCGCGCAGGTCGGCGACTCGGTCGAGGTCGACGGCGTGACCCTCCAGGTGACCGCGCTCGACCGGCGACGGATCTCGGAGATCCTCGTCGTGCCACGCGAGGAGCCGACGGACGGCGACGCCGAGGCATCAGGGCCGGCCGAGCGCACGACGGCGTAG
- a CDS encoding uridine kinase family protein — translation MDASELARWMRDLRAAADRPLVVGVSGYGGSGKSTLARRLAAALPGAVRLRGDDFLDPARSHRRSSDWDGVERTRLVEEVLDPLRSGRHGSFRRYDWSRRALGVPEPLPATDLLVVDVIGLLHPEARPWIDLAVWCDVDLATASARGMVRDARLGRDHVALWQDVWIPNERDFDARFAPRAAADILLDARPVAGEPTA, via the coding sequence ATGGACGCATCCGAGCTCGCCCGGTGGATGCGGGACCTGCGCGCGGCGGCGGACCGCCCTCTCGTCGTCGGGGTCTCCGGCTACGGCGGATCCGGGAAGTCGACGCTCGCCCGGCGGCTGGCGGCCGCCCTGCCCGGTGCCGTGCGGCTGCGGGGCGACGACTTCCTCGATCCGGCGCGGTCGCATCGCAGGTCGTCCGATTGGGACGGCGTCGAGCGGACGCGGCTCGTGGAGGAGGTGCTGGATCCGCTGCGCTCCGGCCGACACGGATCCTTCCGCCGATACGACTGGAGCCGCCGCGCCCTCGGCGTTCCCGAGCCGCTGCCCGCGACGGACCTCCTGGTGGTCGACGTCATCGGGCTGCTGCACCCGGAGGCCCGGCCGTGGATCGACCTCGCAGTCTGGTGCGACGTGGACCTCGCGACGGCGTCCGCCCGCGGCATGGTCCGTGATGCCCGGCTCGGCCGCGACCACGTCGCGCTCTGGCAGGACGTCTGGATCCCGAACGAGCGCGACTTCGACGCCCGCTTCGCGCCGCGTGCGGCGGCGGACATTCTGCTCGACGCCCGACCGGTCGCCGGGGAGCCGACGGCCTGA
- a CDS encoding FAD-dependent monooxygenase: MADITHHRPRVLVTGASIAGPALAWGLHREGFDVTLLERSVEPRQAGQNIDVRGLGRDVLRRMGIEDVVMANLTGEDGTRFVDEEGRVLATFPRAEGEDGPTAEVEILRGRFAGILVDLVRDDVELRYGDFVTGVRQDATGVDVELASGSRERYDLLLVAEGRSSRTRRLAFAEETTLRDHGVSIAYGTIDRIAGDTGYWDFLTGRGARNATIRPDDEGTIRASLSFESEPSGFEQLPFDAQMTVLRARFRGTGWQVERILDGFQARPDEFYTQRMEQVIVSTWSKGRIALLGDAAWGSGPTGMGTTLSLVAAHVLAGELGGVLADPADTFEAAFARYEAQLRRYADSAQGLPPGGARLTHPSSALGQRALRGAVRVAASRPVRGLADRFLLTSARHAPTLAAYPRLRG, from the coding sequence ATGGCCGACATCACCCACCACCGCCCGAGGGTCCTCGTGACGGGAGCCAGCATCGCCGGACCCGCTCTCGCCTGGGGCCTGCACCGCGAGGGCTTCGACGTGACCCTGCTCGAGCGCTCGGTCGAGCCGCGCCAGGCGGGGCAGAACATCGACGTGCGCGGTCTCGGCCGTGACGTCCTCCGGCGCATGGGCATCGAGGACGTCGTCATGGCGAACCTCACGGGCGAGGACGGGACGCGCTTCGTCGACGAGGAGGGGCGCGTCCTCGCGACGTTCCCGCGCGCCGAGGGCGAGGACGGGCCGACGGCGGAGGTGGAGATCCTGCGCGGCAGGTTCGCGGGGATCCTCGTCGACCTCGTGCGGGACGACGTCGAACTCCGCTACGGCGACTTCGTGACGGGGGTGCGCCAGGACGCCACCGGGGTCGACGTGGAGCTCGCGAGCGGATCCCGCGAGCGCTACGACCTCCTGCTCGTCGCCGAGGGACGCAGCTCCCGCACGCGCCGGCTGGCCTTCGCCGAGGAGACCACGCTCCGCGACCACGGCGTGAGCATCGCCTACGGGACGATCGACCGCATCGCCGGCGACACCGGCTACTGGGACTTCCTCACGGGACGCGGCGCGCGGAACGCCACCATCCGGCCCGACGACGAGGGCACGATCCGCGCGAGCCTGTCGTTCGAGTCGGAGCCGTCCGGGTTCGAGCAGCTGCCGTTCGACGCGCAGATGACCGTGCTCCGCGCGCGCTTCCGCGGCACGGGCTGGCAGGTCGAGCGGATCCTCGACGGGTTCCAGGCGCGACCGGACGAGTTCTACACGCAGCGCATGGAGCAGGTGATCGTCTCGACGTGGTCGAAGGGGCGCATCGCGCTCCTGGGCGACGCGGCCTGGGGATCCGGCCCCACGGGCATGGGCACGACCCTCTCGCTCGTCGCCGCCCACGTGCTCGCGGGCGAGCTGGGAGGCGTGCTCGCCGATCCCGCCGACACCTTCGAGGCCGCCTTCGCGCGCTACGAGGCGCAGCTGCGGCGGTACGCCGACAGCGCGCAGGGGCTCCCGCCGGGAGGCGCGCGGCTCACCCATCCGTCGTCGGCGCTCGGGCAGAGGGCGCTGCGCGGGGCCGTGCGGGTGGCCGCGAGCCGGCCGGTGCGCGGGCTGGCCGACCGCTTCCTCCTCACGAGCGCGCGCCACGCGCCGACGCTCGCCGCCTATCCGCGGCTGCGCGGCTGA
- a CDS encoding MarR family winged helix-turn-helix transcriptional regulator: protein MSDTIAVPGDRSEVLERLRDHTTAFDESVRQLAAALGLPTTDTTALAEVIWAETAGRALSPARLSERLHLTSGATTALVNRLEGGGHLERSRESADRRVVTLRPTAASRARVTALLQGAQVEVDRALDGFTPDQLRTAAAVVRAVAEGTAAGTRAMAGDGATGG from the coding sequence ATGTCGGACACCATCGCCGTCCCCGGGGACCGCTCCGAGGTGCTCGAGCGGCTGCGGGACCACACGACCGCGTTCGACGAGTCGGTGCGGCAGCTGGCCGCGGCGCTCGGGCTGCCGACGACGGACACGACGGCGCTCGCCGAGGTCATCTGGGCGGAGACCGCCGGCCGCGCGCTGTCGCCGGCCCGCCTGTCGGAACGGCTCCACCTGACCTCGGGGGCCACGACCGCGCTCGTCAACCGGCTCGAGGGCGGTGGTCACCTCGAGCGGAGTCGGGAGAGCGCCGACCGGCGGGTGGTGACGTTGCGACCGACCGCCGCGTCCCGGGCGCGCGTGACGGCTCTCCTCCAGGGTGCGCAGGTCGAGGTCGACCGGGCGCTCGACGGGTTCACCCCCGATCAGCTCCGCACGGCGGCGGCGGTCGTGCGGGCGGTCGCGGAGGGGACCGCGGCGGGCACGCGCGCGATGGCCGGCGACGGCGCGACCGGGGGCTGA
- a CDS encoding glycosyltransferase: MTGREGASATAAGAAEERAPRIRAVAVVIPARDEEALVGRCLASVEVAAAGARAAGVDVRVILVADDCRDRTAEIARSAGVEVIESSAGRVGAARARGVDAARASWDGADAELWIACTDADSEVPAAWITSQLALADAGSDVVVGTVRPELEALSPAQVAAWRATRVPGEANGHVHGANLGVRADAYAAAGGFPAVVEHEDVDLVARLRSLGARITASAAGEVLTSSRRDGRTPGGYAGYLHVSLLERAAARAAETRAARAGCDSPCVPAG; this comes from the coding sequence GTGACGGGGCGCGAGGGCGCGTCCGCGACGGCCGCCGGCGCCGCCGAGGAGCGGGCACCGCGGATCCGCGCGGTCGCCGTGGTCATCCCCGCGCGCGACGAGGAGGCGCTGGTCGGGCGCTGCCTGGCCTCGGTCGAGGTCGCCGCCGCGGGCGCCCGGGCCGCGGGCGTCGACGTGCGCGTGATCCTCGTCGCCGACGACTGCCGCGACCGCACCGCGGAGATCGCCCGGTCGGCGGGCGTCGAGGTCATCGAGAGCTCGGCCGGCCGGGTCGGCGCCGCGCGGGCGCGGGGCGTCGACGCCGCGCGCGCGAGCTGGGACGGCGCGGACGCCGAGCTCTGGATCGCGTGCACCGACGCCGACTCGGAGGTGCCGGCCGCGTGGATCACCAGCCAGCTGGCGCTCGCGGACGCCGGATCCGACGTGGTCGTGGGCACCGTCCGGCCGGAGCTGGAGGCGCTCAGCCCGGCGCAGGTCGCGGCCTGGCGGGCGACGCGCGTGCCCGGCGAGGCGAACGGGCACGTGCACGGCGCGAACCTCGGCGTGCGCGCGGACGCGTACGCCGCGGCCGGCGGCTTCCCCGCGGTCGTCGAGCACGAGGACGTGGACCTGGTCGCCCGGCTCCGGTCCCTCGGCGCGCGGATCACGGCGTCGGCCGCGGGCGAGGTGCTCACCTCGAGCCGGCGCGACGGCCGGACGCCCGGCGGCTACGCGGGGTACCTGCACGTGTCGCTGCTGGAGCGGGCGGCGGCGCGGGCGGCGGAGACGCGGGCGGCGCGCGCGGGCTGCGACAGCCCCTGCGTCCCCGCGGGCTGA
- a CDS encoding PIG-L family deacetylase — protein MTSGSPRDRAIPALPATRVRLTSTAVPLAEDAPGAATRRVVDALAAADALPHEWPTARALELAVELGVDGALPGGGRTRDLWEALATLAAADLGIARAVEPHLDALAILDQEQVAGDGAGRARAAADADPIPGTWGVFAAEGGGDPLQAVPADDAGSPAASGDAALTGTKPWCSLAGSLSHALITAASADGTRALYAVRLDHPGVEVVPGAWAARGLVEVPSGPLRMTGVPARRVGAPGWYLERAGFHWGAIGVAACWHGGAVGLARTLQAAAARPGADRLTLMHLGAVDAALAASRSALDEAARLVDRGLAEGEEGRLLAKRVRGIAARAAEETLMHVAHALGPAPLAQDPVHAKRVADLELYVRQHHAERDDASLGGALVEAAAREVSAPEPEPEPAPASAPASASAEPGTTSAGDPPAAGVAFDAREPGVDADVWPADPRFDALPELRLDDMPALLVVSAHADDESVGAGGLIAAAAARGLPVTLAIVTDGAASHPGSPTVTPAELAAIRRDEARAALDAVAPGARLVLLGHPDGGVREARDAVRADLEALVAEAAPGTWVAAPWRGDGHRDHRVTGEVVAELVAAQADERGIRLVEYPVWMWHWATPDDPRVPWAGLRALPLDPAAQQAKRRAIAAHASQVRPLSDAPEDRAVLLPAFLRHAGRDREVLIVPDPSPASATPPAASPSAAERFDAAYARDEDPWRVTTRWYERRKRLATLAALPDERYGRALEIGCSIGVTSAGLAERVDELLAVDVAPTAVERARARLADAPHVRVEVRDVGADWPAGAFDLVVMSEVGYYLDDAALDRVLTALPGALGATGTLVACHWRHPEGDFRRSGDEVHARLADVPGLTRILRHEEDDFLLEVLSADPRSVAARTGLR, from the coding sequence GTGACCTCCGGCTCCCCCCGCGACCGCGCCATCCCCGCCCTCCCCGCCACCCGGGTCCGGCTCACGTCGACGGCGGTGCCGCTCGCGGAGGACGCGCCGGGGGCGGCGACGAGGCGGGTCGTGGACGCGCTCGCCGCGGCGGACGCGCTGCCGCACGAGTGGCCGACGGCGCGCGCGCTCGAGCTCGCCGTCGAGCTGGGCGTCGACGGCGCGCTGCCCGGCGGCGGACGCACGCGCGACCTGTGGGAGGCGCTCGCCACGCTCGCGGCCGCGGACCTCGGGATCGCCCGGGCCGTGGAGCCGCACCTCGACGCGCTCGCGATCCTCGACCAGGAGCAGGTCGCGGGCGACGGGGCGGGCCGCGCGCGCGCTGCCGCGGACGCGGATCCGATCCCCGGCACGTGGGGGGTCTTCGCGGCGGAGGGCGGCGGGGACCCGCTGCAGGCCGTGCCGGCGGACGACGCCGGCTCCCCCGCCGCATCCGGCGACGCCGCGCTGACCGGGACGAAGCCGTGGTGCTCGCTCGCGGGGTCGCTCTCCCACGCGCTCATCACCGCGGCCTCCGCCGACGGCACGCGCGCGCTCTACGCGGTGCGCCTCGACCACCCCGGCGTGGAGGTCGTGCCCGGCGCCTGGGCGGCGCGGGGGCTCGTCGAGGTGCCGAGCGGTCCGCTGCGGATGACCGGCGTGCCCGCGCGCCGGGTCGGCGCCCCCGGCTGGTACCTCGAGCGCGCCGGCTTCCACTGGGGCGCGATCGGCGTGGCCGCCTGCTGGCACGGCGGCGCGGTCGGGCTGGCGCGCACGCTGCAGGCCGCGGCCGCGCGACCCGGCGCCGACCGGCTGACCCTGATGCACCTGGGCGCCGTGGACGCGGCCCTCGCCGCGTCGCGGAGCGCCCTCGACGAGGCCGCGCGGCTGGTCGACCGGGGGCTCGCGGAGGGCGAGGAGGGGCGGCTGCTCGCCAAGCGGGTGCGCGGCATCGCCGCCCGGGCCGCCGAGGAGACGCTGATGCACGTCGCGCACGCGCTCGGCCCCGCGCCGCTCGCACAGGATCCGGTGCACGCCAAGCGCGTCGCCGACCTCGAGCTCTACGTGCGGCAGCACCACGCCGAGCGGGACGACGCGTCGCTCGGCGGCGCGCTCGTCGAGGCGGCGGCGCGGGAGGTCTCGGCGCCCGAGCCCGAGCCCGAGCCCGCGCCCGCGTCCGCGCCCGCGTCCGCGTCCGCCGAGCCGGGGACCACGTCCGCCGGCGACCCGCCCGCGGCCGGCGTCGCGTTCGACGCGCGCGAGCCGGGCGTCGACGCCGACGTGTGGCCCGCGGATCCGCGCTTCGACGCGCTCCCCGAGCTGCGGCTCGACGACATGCCCGCCCTGCTCGTGGTGTCCGCGCACGCGGACGACGAGTCGGTCGGCGCCGGCGGGCTGATCGCGGCGGCCGCCGCGCGCGGGCTGCCGGTGACCCTCGCGATCGTCACCGACGGCGCCGCCTCGCACCCGGGATCGCCGACGGTCACGCCCGCCGAGCTCGCCGCGATCCGCCGGGACGAGGCGCGCGCCGCGCTCGACGCGGTCGCCCCCGGCGCGCGCCTGGTGCTGCTCGGGCACCCCGACGGCGGCGTCCGCGAGGCGCGCGACGCCGTGCGCGCGGACCTCGAGGCGCTCGTCGCCGAGGCCGCACCCGGCACCTGGGTCGCCGCCCCCTGGCGCGGCGACGGGCACCGCGACCACCGCGTGACGGGCGAGGTCGTCGCCGAGCTGGTGGCGGCGCAGGCGGACGAGCGCGGCATCCGGCTCGTCGAGTACCCCGTCTGGATGTGGCACTGGGCGACGCCCGACGACCCGCGCGTGCCGTGGGCCGGCCTGCGCGCGCTCCCGCTGGATCCGGCCGCGCAGCAGGCCAAGCGCCGGGCGATCGCCGCGCACGCCAGCCAGGTGCGGCCGCTCTCCGACGCCCCCGAGGACCGCGCGGTGCTGCTGCCGGCGTTCCTGCGGCACGCGGGGCGCGACCGCGAGGTGCTCATCGTGCCGGACCCGTCCCCCGCGTCCGCGACGCCGCCCGCCGCGTCGCCCAGCGCCGCCGAGCGCTTCGACGCCGCGTACGCGCGCGACGAGGATCCATGGCGCGTCACCACCCGCTGGTACGAGCGCCGCAAGCGCCTCGCGACCCTCGCGGCGCTGCCCGACGAGCGCTACGGGCGCGCCCTCGAGATCGGCTGCTCCATCGGCGTCACGAGCGCGGGCCTGGCCGAGCGCGTCGACGAGCTGCTCGCGGTGGACGTCGCGCCGACCGCCGTCGAGCGCGCGCGGGCCCGGCTCGCCGACGCACCGCACGTGCGCGTCGAGGTGCGCGACGTGGGCGCCGACTGGCCCGCGGGCGCCTTCGACCTCGTCGTGATGAGCGAGGTCGGCTACTACCTCGACGACGCCGCGCTCGACCGGGTCCTCACTGCGCTGCCCGGCGCGCTCGGCGCCACGGGCACGCTGGTCGCCTGCCACTGGCGCCACCCCGAGGGCGACTTCCGCCGCTCGGGCGACGAGGTGCACGCGCGGCTGGCCGACGTGCCGGGGCTCACGCGCATCCTCCGGCACGAGGAGGACGACTTCCTGCTGGAGGTGCTGTCGGCGGATCCGCGTTCGGTCGCCGCCCGGACGGGGCTGCGGTGA
- a CDS encoding phosphoribosylaminoimidazolesuccinocarboxamide synthase, whose translation MSGATPTGAVPAGHASEWELPGWEHAYSGKVRELFSPAMDDTEDRALEGEPHVLVVATDRVSAYDFALEPGIPGKGELLTQLSLWWFDRLDVPNHLVDAATLARIGVPEPVRGRAMLCRVLEMLPIECVVRGYLAGSGWEEYREHGTVCGIPLPAGLQQGDRLPEPIYTPAWKAPQGEHDENITFARTEELVGHEEAARLRDLSLDVYRRASAIAEERGVILADTKFEFGIDPRTGITTLADEVLTSDSSRYWDAEAYATGNRTDSFDKQIVRDWLTANWDRAGTPPVLPPEIVERTAARYRELIARLTGI comes from the coding sequence ATGAGCGGCGCGACCCCCACTGGCGCCGTACCGGCCGGGCACGCCTCCGAGTGGGAGCTGCCGGGCTGGGAGCACGCCTACTCGGGCAAGGTGCGCGAGCTCTTCAGCCCCGCCATGGACGACACCGAGGACCGCGCGCTCGAGGGCGAGCCGCACGTGCTCGTGGTGGCGACCGACCGCGTGAGCGCGTACGACTTCGCGCTCGAGCCGGGCATCCCCGGCAAGGGCGAGCTGCTCACGCAGCTGAGCCTGTGGTGGTTCGACCGGCTCGACGTGCCCAACCACCTCGTGGACGCCGCGACCCTCGCGCGCATCGGCGTGCCCGAGCCCGTCCGCGGCCGGGCGATGCTCTGCCGCGTGCTCGAGATGCTGCCCATCGAGTGCGTCGTGCGCGGCTACCTCGCCGGATCCGGCTGGGAGGAGTACCGCGAGCACGGCACCGTGTGCGGCATCCCGCTGCCCGCCGGCCTGCAGCAGGGCGACCGGCTGCCCGAGCCCATCTACACGCCGGCCTGGAAGGCTCCGCAGGGCGAGCACGACGAGAACATCACGTTCGCGCGCACCGAGGAGCTCGTGGGGCACGAGGAGGCGGCGCGCCTGCGCGACCTCTCGCTCGACGTGTACCGGCGCGCGTCCGCCATCGCGGAGGAGCGCGGCGTGATCCTCGCGGACACCAAGTTCGAGTTCGGCATCGACCCGCGCACGGGCATCACGACGCTGGCGGACGAGGTGCTCACGAGCGACTCGTCCAGGTACTGGGACGCCGAGGCGTACGCGACGGGCAACCGCACCGACAGCTTCGACAAGCAGATCGTGCGCGACTGGCTCACGGCGAACTGGGACCGGGCGGGCACCCCGCCCGTGCTGCCGCCGGAGATCGTGGAGCGGACGGCGGCGCGGTATCGCGAGCTGATCGCGCGGCTCACCGGGATCTAG
- the purD gene encoding phosphoribosylamine--glycine ligase produces MKILVLGSGAREHAIVTALLREDAGHEIVAAPGNAGIARDVPVVKMDIDDPVVVAEHALAEGFELVVVGPEAPLVAGVADALRTRGVPVFGPGRAAAALEGSKTFAKRIMEEAGVPTGRASQAGTVDEVEAALDEYGAPYVIKADGLAAGKGVLVTADRSRALEHARHYLRQGTVLVEEFLAGQEVSLFLLSDGHDVLPLSPAQDYKRLGDGDAGPNTGGMGAYSPLPWLPEGFVDEVIDTIALPTVRKLAAEQTPFIGLLYCGLILTSDGIRVIEFNARFGDPETQVVLPRLVTPLSLLLLAAASGELGGVARPEFSDDVAVTVVLASEGYPESPRTGRVITGLDEAGRVEGVSIAHAATAESDAGLVATGGRVLSVVATGAGFEEARSRVYEAVGRISLDGAQHRSDIAAQVIR; encoded by the coding sequence GTGAAGATCCTGGTACTCGGTTCCGGTGCGCGCGAGCACGCCATCGTCACGGCCCTGCTCCGGGAGGACGCGGGGCACGAGATCGTCGCCGCCCCCGGCAACGCGGGCATCGCCCGGGACGTGCCCGTCGTGAAGATGGACATCGACGACCCGGTCGTCGTCGCCGAGCACGCGCTCGCCGAGGGCTTCGAGCTGGTCGTCGTGGGGCCCGAGGCGCCGCTCGTCGCGGGCGTCGCCGACGCGCTCCGCACGCGCGGCGTGCCGGTGTTCGGGCCGGGCCGCGCCGCCGCCGCGCTCGAGGGGTCCAAGACCTTCGCCAAGCGCATCATGGAGGAGGCGGGCGTCCCCACCGGCCGCGCCTCCCAGGCCGGCACCGTCGACGAGGTCGAGGCCGCGCTCGACGAGTACGGCGCCCCCTACGTCATCAAGGCCGACGGGCTCGCGGCGGGCAAGGGCGTGCTCGTCACCGCCGACCGCTCGCGCGCGCTCGAGCACGCGCGCCACTACCTCAGGCAGGGCACGGTGCTCGTCGAGGAGTTCCTCGCCGGCCAGGAGGTGTCGCTGTTCCTCCTCTCCGACGGTCACGACGTGCTGCCGCTCTCCCCCGCGCAGGACTACAAGCGCCTGGGCGACGGCGACGCCGGGCCGAACACGGGCGGCATGGGCGCCTACTCGCCGCTGCCGTGGCTGCCGGAGGGCTTCGTCGACGAGGTCATCGACACCATCGCGCTCCCCACCGTGCGGAAGCTCGCCGCGGAGCAGACGCCCTTCATCGGCCTCCTCTACTGCGGGCTCATCCTCACCTCGGACGGCATCCGGGTCATCGAGTTCAACGCGCGGTTCGGGGATCCGGAGACGCAGGTCGTGCTGCCCCGCCTCGTCACCCCGCTCTCGCTGCTGCTGCTGGCGGCCGCGTCCGGGGAGCTCGGCGGCGTGGCCCGACCGGAGTTCTCGGACGACGTCGCCGTCACCGTCGTCCTCGCGAGCGAGGGCTACCCCGAGTCGCCGCGCACCGGCCGCGTCATCACGGGCCTCGACGAGGCGGGACGGGTCGAGGGCGTGAGCATCGCGCACGCCGCCACCGCCGAGTCCGACGCCGGGCTCGTCGCCACCGGCGGCCGCGTGCTCAGCGTGGTCGCGACGGGCGCGGGCTTCGAGGAGGCGCGGTCGCGGGTCTACGAGGCGGTGGGGCGGATATCGCTCGACGGCGCGCAGCACCGCAGCGACATCGCCGCGCAGGTCATCCGATGA
- a CDS encoding sterol carrier family protein, with translation MAKARIHPTVGQPAVRAALAAGADADRETRATAVRFLLQSLADLAPGGTVEVRVPPFGAVQCIEGPGHTRGTPPNVIETDPATWIALATGGLAWDAGVEAGAVRASGLRADLRGLLPVPWQLPADR, from the coding sequence ATGGCCAAGGCGCGCATCCACCCCACCGTCGGACAGCCCGCCGTGCGGGCCGCGCTCGCCGCGGGGGCGGACGCCGACCGCGAGACGCGCGCCACCGCCGTGCGCTTCCTGCTCCAGTCGCTGGCGGACCTCGCGCCCGGCGGCACGGTCGAGGTGCGCGTGCCGCCGTTCGGCGCCGTGCAGTGCATCGAGGGGCCGGGCCACACGCGCGGGACGCCGCCCAACGTCATCGAGACGGACCCCGCCACCTGGATCGCGCTCGCCACCGGCGGCCTCGCCTGGGACGCGGGCGTGGAGGCGGGAGCCGTGCGCGCCTCGGGGCTGCGGGCGGACCTCCGCGGGCTCCTGCCCGTGCCGTGGCAGCTGCCGGCCGACCGCTGA